In Candidatus Pelagibacter ubique HIMB140, a single window of DNA contains:
- the trpE gene encoding anthranilate synthase component I → MIINRSFKDFKFRHRSKKNQIIYTSKKVNSDDEVINLIDNFLEEKNSFIFESVEKGKIKGRYTIFGKDPDKIWEFNNQKSYLITENNKIILKDKPEELIEKIIENFKFDTPKNLPKICSLISGYFSYDSIRYIEKIPNSCKNDLNLPDVRLMRPRTLVIHDNLKKEIFYISNVFNDEKIKNYQKKYDAIKTDLFKLLIQSTIKNIDTKRVLKEKKIKVKSNTSKNKFLAMVNKAKKYIKLGDIFQVVLSQRFEAKLTKKPLEIYKKLRVTNPSPFMFYFNFNDFQIIGASPEILVRLRDNKITVRPIAGTRPRGKNKKEDLFYEKDLLKDKKELSEHLMLLDLGRNDAGKVSKINTVKVTESFIIERYSHVMHIVSNVVGEYNKKFSKFKSLLAGFPAGTVSGAPKIRAMEIIDELETSKRKVYAGGIGYFSANGEFDTCIALRTAVAKNKKFYVQAGAGIVADSKPTNEYDETVNKAKALINALR, encoded by the coding sequence ATGATAATTAATCGAAGCTTCAAAGATTTTAAGTTTCGACATAGAAGCAAAAAAAATCAGATTATATACACTTCTAAAAAAGTAAATTCTGATGATGAAGTAATAAATTTAATTGATAATTTTTTAGAGGAAAAAAATAGTTTTATATTTGAGTCTGTTGAAAAAGGAAAAATTAAAGGTAGATACACAATTTTTGGTAAAGATCCTGATAAGATATGGGAGTTCAACAACCAAAAGTCATATTTAATCACTGAAAATAACAAAATCATTCTTAAAGATAAACCAGAAGAATTAATAGAAAAAATTATTGAAAATTTTAAATTTGATACACCTAAGAATTTACCAAAGATTTGTTCGCTAATTTCAGGTTATTTTTCATACGACTCTATAAGATACATAGAAAAAATTCCTAACTCATGTAAAAATGATCTTAATTTACCTGATGTAAGATTGATGAGACCAAGAACCTTGGTTATTCATGATAATTTAAAAAAAGAAATATTTTATATAAGTAATGTTTTTAATGATGAAAAAATTAAAAATTATCAAAAAAAGTATGACGCTATAAAAACTGATCTATTTAAACTATTAATACAATCAACGATCAAAAATATTGATACAAAAAGAGTGTTAAAAGAAAAAAAAATTAAAGTTAAATCAAACACATCTAAAAATAAATTTCTTGCAATGGTTAATAAAGCTAAGAAATACATTAAACTTGGTGATATTTTTCAAGTTGTTTTAAGTCAAAGATTTGAAGCAAAATTAACAAAAAAACCATTAGAAATTTATAAAAAACTTAGAGTAACTAACCCCTCTCCTTTCATGTTTTACTTCAACTTTAATGACTTCCAAATTATTGGGGCAAGTCCAGAAATTTTAGTAAGACTAAGAGATAATAAAATTACAGTAAGACCAATAGCAGGTACTAGACCAAGAGGAAAAAATAAAAAAGAAGATCTTTTTTATGAAAAAGACCTTCTTAAAGACAAAAAAGAACTTTCTGAACATTTAATGCTTTTAGATTTGGGAAGAAATGATGCTGGTAAAGTATCAAAAATAAATACTGTAAAGGTAACCGAGAGTTTTATAATTGAGAGGTACTCTCATGTAATGCATATAGTTTCCAATGTGGTTGGAGAGTATAATAAAAAGTTTTCAAAATTTAAATCACTGTTGGCAGGATTTCCTGCTGGTACTGTATCTGGTGCTCCTAAAATAAGAGCAATGGAAATTATTGATGAATTAGAGACATCTAAAAGAAAAGTTTATGCTGGTGGAATTGGATATTTTTCTGCTAATGGTGAATTTGATACTTGTATTGCATTAAGAACAGCTGTTGCAAAAAATAAAAAATTCTATGTACAAGCTGGAGCAGGTATCGTAGCCGATAGTAAGCCTACAAACGAATATGATGAAACAGTGAACAAGGCGAAAGCTTTGATAAATGCTTTAAGATAA
- a CDS encoding anthranilate synthase component II, whose translation MKILLIDNYDSFTFNLYHYISSLNVKVDVIRNDKINSKEILRKKYDKIVISPGPGNPNQSGNCISILKSLHKKLPFLGVCLGHQIIGQVFGSKIIQAKKLMHGKTSKIKSKKIGILKNLPSTFEATRYHSLIIDKKTLSKDLEITAETDDGVIMAIQHKQFNIHGVQFHPESIKTKIGIKILKSFINY comes from the coding sequence ATGAAAATATTATTAATAGATAATTATGATAGTTTTACATTTAATCTTTATCATTACATTTCTTCATTAAATGTAAAAGTTGATGTCATACGAAATGATAAAATTAACTCTAAAGAAATATTAAGAAAAAAATATGATAAAATTGTTATTTCACCTGGACCTGGAAATCCAAATCAATCTGGAAATTGCATAAGCATTTTAAAATCATTACATAAAAAATTGCCCTTTTTAGGTGTTTGTCTTGGACATCAAATTATAGGTCAAGTTTTTGGATCTAAAATTATTCAAGCAAAAAAATTAATGCATGGAAAAACTAGCAAAATTAAATCAAAAAAAATTGGGATTTTAAAAAATCTACCCAGTACCTTTGAAGCTACAAGATATCATAGCTTAATTATTGATAAAAAAACCCTTTCGAAAGATTTAGAGATTACTGCTGAAACTGATGATGGGGTAATTATGGCTATCCAACATAAGCAATTTAATATTCATGGTGTACAATTCCATCCGGAAAGTATTAAAACTAAGATAGGAATAAAAATTTTAAAAAGTTTTATAAATTATTAA